The nucleotide window TCCCCCTTGAAACACAAATTGATATCTACTCAACTACCTACTAAATTTTATTGAAGTTGCGATGATTTTAAGCCTAAAGAAACTCAAAAACAATTTGGATGGCATACAAAGAAGGTAGGAAAGGGATTCAACACTAAAGATATTGGCCACATTACTGCCTCAGATATAGCTCAATTAGCACCGAGAACAATTTTCTTCTTAGTATCTTCACTCTTGAGTAATACCCAAagctctttatttatttttcctaagaAGCAAGAGCAATGCTTccaaaatgcatataaaaataactgcaattttttcagaattttgcaaTCCTTCATCTCCCAGTGGCATGGTtgtcaatattattttattagttcttGACTCTAAAATCACTAATTAATAGCATCATTAAAATTAAGGACCTAGGTTATAGAATATCCAAATTTCAATTCCTAACTAGAACAAACAATGCATAAGGCACATTTTGCATATTGAACACAACCTCATCAGATGCTtaaattcacaaaaagaaaaagaaaaatcttttaccccaaacaattaaacaagaaacaaaatattcaaaaatcaaGAGAGTGAGAGGGGGCAATTTAAGAAATATGCTGAATACTGAATCAAAACCCAGAATAGTAAAAGGAAAAGGTGGACACGTACCTCGGTAGCCGCAACGAGACCAAGGGATCTAGAATCACCGTTTAAGGGGCAATTCCGATTGCGAAACCTTAGGATCGAATCGGAAGCGGATTCCACAGGACAAACGGCTGTAAACGGCGAAACCCTAAACGGCTTGGAAGCGGACGCTAGCCTAACCCACACCACCAACGCCACGACGATCCCCGCTCCCCAACCCCTCATCCCCATGAACGAATAACCCTAGATACGAACTGAATCGTACGCCCACAAAAATCTATACtggaaaaaaagggaaaagaaaaggtcaAGGTCAGAAACGGAgagaagagaaagggagaggacAGCGAAGCCGGCACATTTTTGCGATGGGTTGGGACTGagggaagaaaaaggaaagagtcACGAAGACACCGGACtacttttattgaaaacaaaaaatgttggAAATAAACAAAGAGAGATAAGGGATTGATTGAAACGTTGAGAAGTTTTTGAAAAACggatatatatcaaaaaatgaatttcataCGTTTTGCCGTGTTGGGGAGTTTCCGTTGAATAATTTGAGTCAGGAGTATTGATTAGTTTGGGGGAATCGTCGTCATCGTCGGAGGAAGATTGCTCTGGCTCTGGCCCTGGGAGAACGAAGTCACCGAACCGTACGTGGCTTCGCTCAGACCCGTATGTGTGCGAGGGTGGGCAAAAGCTTGGACTTCCCATTAActgccctttttattttttcactgtACTGTTTGAATTTTAGTAAAgcccaaaaaaaatatgagaaagaaCCTGCAACAGCTATATGTATACAACCTTTCTTcttatctaaaaattaaaaataaaaaaaatcaagaattttcttaGACCTTctccatttatttatatataaaaataaataaattatattctcaatttagtgtataaaatataatttataaaatattcatatgatataatttaatttaaaaaattttaatttttatgaattttataaatcaaattttaaatgatttaaatgaATTGATGATATTTTCTATCTATcgattaaaaataacttaagaaaatacgagtaataactttttttactaaattttttctttattaccGGCGTTGAATGGAacgagatttatttatttatttattttttattttttgtatcgTGGACTATCAGATGAAATATGCAATTAGGAGAGAGACAGAAAAAAATGAGTGGACGTAACAGGACCCAGCTGCAAAGGACCCACGCGTGATGGAGGTCTCTCTCATCTCTAGGCATGGTTAGTTAAGCGGGTAATAATATCCTTACTACCGGTTACCACCGCTCTACTACTCAAAATGACAAAATCTAtgtgactttttattttattttatttctctttcttgcCTCGATTCAAAAATTCTGTCAAAGTTTCTCAAACAcgcctcctccctctccttgaaaaatagtaaaataatttataaataagttgagttatgttgttttataaaattttaaaaaatgagagaaaaattataaaaaattattattataatataattattgaatataatttttataaaaaaacgttaatttttttaatattttatttagaaatttaaaaaagttataatgattagttgaaaattttaaaaatttaaaattaaaaaaatatttgtgtttgaatggtgattaaatgttgagataatatgatatgaattgaaataaattaagactATCTATGAAACCAAAAGGACCATATTGTCCTTAATTATATCTCTTGTGTTGCCTGAAAAGAGATCCTAAGGGCCCATTTACGTAAAATATCTATCtcattatatttgtaattaatattaaaatagtttgagttaaaacattttgttaagattttaaaaaaaatatattataaagttaattttttttaatattatgtttattttgaaatttgaaaagtagtattgttttttatattttgtttgagagtttaaaaaaattgtaatgattagataacaattagataaaaatttgataattttaaattaaaaaatattctgtgttagaatgatatttaaaaaatatatacctaaaaatacttgaaaacaTTTGTGACGCTAGACAAACCCTAATTCATTGGCACAATGGGATTTGTACCTTTTTTTTCCGAAAAGATATTTTACACTCGAATtaacacctttttttttcagtttaatcATATCAATTCGAATGGCTTTGGATGATTGTGCAGGTTCATGGTCTGAGATGGATCTGGTTCCTCCTCTTTTGAGGGGCTTGATTCGGACAGATAAACTTGGCTTCCCTTATTTTAGAAATGCTTTGTAATTGGTTGAATTTTATACTTTGGTATAGTTTTGCTTTTCATGGTTGTTTGTTTTTGCTGTTAAAGCTGGGTTGTAGCTAATTGCTCACATTGTTAACACCGTTTCTCAGCCATAAAATCAGGAGATGCTGTcctccaaattatatatatatatatatataaacagatTATTGATAtcctcaaattttaaaacttgattATTTTTACTCTgactaaaatcaaaatcaattcaatgaaagataagataaagataCGCGACACTAacgataatattttaaattgtcaACAACAATCGTGCAagcgcattttttttttcaccctttCTAGACCAAAAGATAAAAGCAATCGCACTAGAGATAGAGGGCCAGTTTTACGTTGCGTTACAGGTTATAAAAAGTGCTTAAACAGTATCAAAactctttattgataaaatattttttaaaattaaaaaatcgaaGTGCATGTTGGGAGTTTTAAGGCttataacttattatttaaataataacttctattattaaaaaattatttattatttgataatcatatatttaaaatatttttaaacattttatatttatttagaaataaattaaaaaaatactttatgaaGTAGAATTgacgattatttaaatttttaaatattatgatcatatccttaaaagtttgaaagttgtaattatcttaaaattgtatgaatattttcatccattaacaatttttttaaaattcgaattacgTTCTACATTATCTGAAAAATCACATTTGAGgaaaatcattaaaatgatacttttacTCAAAAgtactttttagcttatttgagattaaaaatattttaatatgtaacatctaaacaacttaattttccATTAATGAgcttttaagactatttaaataatttttaagattcTTACAGCAAGTCAGCAACCCCAACAGACCCTAAAAAGTACATTTCAAGAAAAACATCAAACGTCCTTTTTCGAATAGAGTAATATAACCACTTTCATCCCACAATTTACATAATGGGatgaaagtaataaagaaaaatataacaaatgatcatttaatggtgataaatatgccacatcatatttagtgggatgaaagtgagatagtagtatggtgtatagaatttttctttggataaTGCAAAACGTAGTTTCAATTTTAAAGAAGACTGTCAATAAGCAAAAATACCATACAACTTTCAGATAATTACATCTTTGTCATTCGATCTTATCATAGACACAATCCTACAACTTTCAAATGACTTTTTAGGTCATTTctatctcaaaaaatacttttttacattgtttccaaacaaatataacatgCTTGAAAGCACTTTAGACATATGCTTACCAAACATTAAATAGCTTTTTAGATATATGGTTATCAAACAGTAAACATGCACAGTCATAGATAACAGCAACTGTGTTAATGATAAAAGTATTGCAGATGAAACCAAATAGCTTGTACTTATCTCACACGTGCACTCATCTGCATGTAACGAATTCttctataattaatatacaagGCTCCTGCAACATGCAAGGAAGCCAGATTTTTCATTTGCAACATTCTTTTGTCATTTATGTTTTATAAGatgtcctataaaaaaaaaaaaattgttttctaagatgagtttattaTATTAAGGATAATGGCACTGTTGAAAGTTAATTTGGAGAACTCAAGATAAGAACAAGACAGGTTACGCGAGAAATTCTCCAGGTCAGCCCATAAAACCACTCATCATACAATGAATTCCGAACGAAGTGATCTACAGCGAGAAACAAAAGAGAGCAGCATACCAGAATTGCAAAATCAGGCTCTTGGATGGGACGACCGTGGATTAACTGACAAGTTATCAGCAAACCATTGTTGTCTTCAAGCCAGTCTCCACCATTACCTGGAAAATTTAGAGCTGTCAATGTAAATCATTATTACCATCCAAATTAAAACAAACTGGCAAGCCCACCCATGTAATGATATCTacccagaagaaaaaaaaaaaaaaaaccatagatCTTTATTTTAATGTCATTAAAAGTGTACATTATCATATCTTTGATTGTAACATTTGCATTGACCTAGTTAAAGCAATAAGTGAGCAGCAGTACTCAGGCatcttaaaaatatcaaaaacttttaaaaacttCAAGCAGTAGAACAAATGCATCGATGCAATTAGATGTGGCAATTACCTCATAGTTTATCCTTGTGAAGAAGGTTGGTCATTAATTCTACCATGACATCCTCACTTGATTGAAATCAATCGTTAACTCATAATCCATAAGACTTCCCCTTTCTTCTGATCTGGGTAGCTCCCCCACTGTGCTCATAGAGACCCTATTCACCTTCTTTCCAATTTGGTCAAAAGCAGATGAATACGGCGCCCTGTTTCAGaacctctttcatgcctaagcTCCCCCACCGTGCTGCTACGAACACCAATTACTGTAGTATTACTGGATGGTGTTTGTTTGTTCTcagaaagaacaagagaaaagcCTTCAAAACTTTGTCCCTGCATAGTGCCTCTCGCATCTGCTTCTATTCCTGCCTGGGTGCCAAAATCAAAGCTTTTAACTTTCTTGTGTTCGGCCTCATATATTGAGCCACAGGAAACCTTATTCTTATTATCCATATTATCATGGCTTTGTTTGTAGCCAAACTGGCTATGTAAACCACTTTAAGATGAACCGGTTACCTGTTTAAACTCATCCAttgtactactttttaaaccatATCTATCCTCTTCTGTAGATGAAACAAGTAAACAACGATTGAAACATCTTTCCTGCCCGCTGCAAGCAGTAACACTGAGTATCTACTTCAGTTTTGTTCCCGTCCAAAGAAATATTTAACCCATGAATTTTACAGTTTCTGAAATCATCAGGATTTAGCCCCTCCACTACACCAGTAGAAACCTCAGTCATATCACTTCCAAAGCCAGATCTTTGCTTGATAATAGATTAAGCAAATTCATTGTTTTTAAAACACTTTTCCCTGAAATAGTCCTTCCCTGGTGCAGTTTGAACACATCATTTTCAACAATATATTGCTCATTCCAAGATGAAATAACTTAACAGATTCCTGAACTCCCCTTCTTGCTTACTGCCAATTACAGCTTTGTCATCTGTGACGCATGGTTATTCCCGAAACCAACAATAATTACATGATTAACAGAGGTATTGACATCAGTACAAACATCCTTGAGCCCACCGTCATGATTGCCAAAACCAGATGCCGATTCACTATTCTCGCATGTATAACCACCATCAACTTTCATATCTCCCACTGTGCTAGTAAAACATTTAACCTCAATATCTTCACCACTAGATGTTTTGTCCTTACCATTCAAACCACTTTCAGAACCTATTTCCAGCTTTTGCACCTCCACTGACGGGAAAGATACCTTGATCACATTGTTCTCAACAACAAAAGTTCTCTCATTTCCATGTGGAGCAGGCCACTGGGTTTCAGAATCCTGTTGCAAAccttgtaaataaaaatataaatgaaacaaaaattggtAAGACAATGATCCTAGACACTGACTTACATCTCCAAAATCCATTTTCCTGCCCAACAGATAATTGACATCAGGATGACCAGATCTTAGTTGGCTTCCATGTTGGAGtccaaaagaggagaaaaagtaTGAAGAAACATCCTTGCACGACACAAACTGCCGTCCATTAGGGCTGGATGGTTCCAAATGAGGCGTTAAGAGCAACACaaacattaaaactaagaatgCAAGAATAAGCACCACAATCAAGTAGCTTCGCACACTTTTTTACAACtagcataaccaagaaaaaatctaaaaaatacgaCACTTCTTGTACGGAAGGAAGATTATGTTGTACATTCTGTGTTCAAGACTGACTCTATTGACACCCCCTTGAACACCCCAAGGTTTGTGTAACCACTCAAGTTagcttaaaatatttatttagctGACTGTAAGaacggaaaaagaaaatgaaaagcagGCGGAAATTGGTAGAGTgagaaaaatcattataaaaaccTTATGTATCGGCGGCAGTGCAACCATACACGGCCGGTTCTCTTCTTTATTGAAAGCATAAGTTTCCACCCATTGGGCAACGCATGGCCGAAATCGCTAGCCATCACAATCCTCTTTTTCCTACTCTTTCTCCACCACTCGCCACGCAACCCATTCAAAAACCCCAAGAAATCCGCCTCAGTCTGCAACCCCTCCTTCCTCCTCTTCAACTCCTCGCCATATGGATCCTCCACATTCCCCAACGCAGCCACGCCCGTCACATCCCCTTTCTTGTTCACCaccgccacctccatctccttctGCTTCTTTCCCGCACTCTCATAGACagcccccatctctctctccgaTTGGCAGCTCTCGGTCAATAGATTCTCGTTCTTACGCGGTCTCCCTCACTTTCGCTTCTTTTCTCCCTCACCGGCAACTACATTGATTGGAATACTTGGCTCGGCTTTACACTCCACATTTCGCTCAATCATCCGATTCTCATTCTTCAGCGGCCGGCCCCGCTTCCGTGTCTCCTCTCTTCACGACCGGAAGAAGCAACATCAACCGGAACAATTTGCAAGCCCGCACTCGAGGAATCGGGCAGGAACTCTTCAACTTCAACCGGGACTGGAACTAGGCCATCGTCGTCTGCGGAGGGGGAAGTTTCGGCGGCAAATAGTTGTTTAAGGAGGGAGATGATTTGGGAGTTTTCTTCGTCGAGAGCTTCGGGGATTTGGCGGGGcatagaagagaaagaagaacgGGTGGGCGATTGGGGTTTGTGAGGGGCGAGGCGGAGAGGGGAGTAGGTCTGTTTGCGGCTACCTGCAGATTCGTTGAAGACGGAGCGGTCGATTTTGGGGATTAAAACGTCGTCGTTGCCTAATGAAGAAGGTAAAAAAGAAGGTTTGGAAGAGGAGAGGACGAGGGAGTAGAGCTCCGGTTGAGAGAGGAGGCGGAGGTCGACGAGATGGAGGGCTTCGAGGCGTACGACGGAAGCGGCCATGACACGGGTGGCGTGAGAGCTAGCCGAGATTGTCGAAAGGAGATATGATTCCCTGACCTGACAGTCCGAGTCACAGGCTATGTATCCAATGATGAGATCCATCTGGCGCCGGCGCCGTGCACTACGTTGTCTGATCCACATCCTCAAGACTCCGTTGTCAAACACTAGTACACTCTCGGCCCACCTGGGTTGGATTCGTTCGGTTTCGCACTCTACAATGGGCCCTTAATACAACCTTTACTTACACCTAGAACCCAATTATCAGAGCCCAGCCCAATAACTAACAAAATTATCTTACTTTTAGTTTTCGATTCTTTTAAGCGTTAGTGAATGTGTGATATGTTGGTGAATGTGGATCAATTATGAAATGAAAGGCCTCGTTTGAAtgtataataaaatagtttgaattaatatttttattgaattttagaaaagaagagagataaaaaattttgaataaaaaattataaaattaaaaaaaatatttttaaaaattgaatactatttatttaaaataaaatggagaaaaatgaTGAGAATTAATATAAGCAGTGTCATTAATATTGTggctttataaatatatatctcatgTCTTTTTAATAATGAGGGTTAGAGAATTAAATCCTTGTTTAATAAAGTGATCGAAGAGATCAATAGTTGAAAGCAGATAATGAATCTATATCTGGATTGAAGTCCGAAAGAATAGCTTGATTTGCAAGGGACAAGAAAGCAAATGCATTTTTCATGCTCGTTGATTTGAAGATTATAATAAGCAAATGCAATTATATAAGTACACATGCTCAAGCTAATTAATGGAATATATACAATTattccacttttttttctttttttttttgcaattttcaaCCAATACGGACTAATTGGTAATTTGGCAATATTGGAGAAAAGTATAAATATTGCCTAGCtaacacattaaaaaattatatattctatctgctacaaaaatattataataaacatGATTATTGCACTGATTCAAAGAGCTttactacacaacctccaccacactccacactccacacttttttaaattttttaaatttttaatattttttttaaatttttttttgagtttattctttttaaattatttcaaattttttatttattattcatataataaatatttaataaaagaaaaaaataataaaaattaaaaataatgtagagtgtggaggttgtgtgaatagtaggaggttgagtagattttttgctgATTCAAATTAATGCGaaagatactatatatatatatatatatatatatatatacagagctAGAATTTATGgtaaattaattaatcttgCGTTTAAAAGAAGGGAATACCCGTTGGCCGTTACAAATGATCAAACCATATTTAGGATTTAccaattaaatgataaaaaagttattctatttttaaattcgGTGTATAAAACATAATATACACATTCTTTAAAtgctaaaatttaatttgtaaaatttttcaaatcaaattatattatataagaattttattagatatgttatacgatatatgattttactttaaCAAAGCTTAGattgtttatatttgaaataGGATTTTGAAGGTTATGCTTATCCTAGAACATATTTATCCAATTTGGACGAATCTTGTGTATCAACGTGGTACAGACAAACAAAACAGTACATTTTGAAAAGTAGATAACTACATGCACATTGATTTGGAATAGGTCCAGAAACTAGAAGCCCCTGGATTAAAAGTTGCACCACCTCCTTTCACATGGCCGGGCGCTTTTTTCCGTACAAGTGTTTGTTTTCAAGTGTTTATTCGTACTTTTTCatgatgaaatatatttttttataaaaaaatctgcacgaaatttatatatttaaaatttatgtatattattatttttgataaattataattaagtgACTCTACGGCCACCGCAGTTAACTCCTAGCTATTACTAATTGATTttgtgagtttttatttttaactttttttttatacgtatttttttaacacttttaaatattttttaaaaaaatcataatattattaaaaaatacttatttaacaattaagtaaaaaaacaaaaaaaaaatccgggaGCTACCAATCCCAAGCATTTtccattataattatataagaaataaccccaaaattccaacaaaaagacaaacatcccaaatatatatatactctgtGTCGTAATAATTTTGTCCAATAAGACAAGAAGAAAGATAGAGGTAGAAGGTACTGAATCACGACAGAAGGCATATAACAATATTCATACGTTATTATTAGTTAGATTCCGCGTTACAGCCGCGTATATGTTGCACTCACTCCTTTATTTTAGTCCCCGTATAAAACTCCTACGTATTTCTGGTCTTTTCCACCCCCATCATCCATACTCCCCAACTCTTTAACCCTTTAAAAACGAGCAGCGAACAAGACTCTTTAACAACCACCACCTCATCTCTCTCTCGTTGGTCTTATTCTCTGGGATGTAAGATGTAAACAGTTTAGATTTTGAACTGAGTTAGACTGCAGCAGTGGAAAACGGCTGCAGTTCACAGTACCATTGACAAGCTGGCGGAGTTGGGCTTCAAAAGGTACCACTTTCAGACCATATCCGCAtggtttttaacttttctttatatatatatatttacatatatgttTCTAACCTTACCCATATCTCTCAGAATCATATCAAAAGACCGAATCAAAGATTTGGTTTCGTGTGTCAAATCCTTTTTCCTTTGAAATGGTTCAATTCAATGCGTTCACAGAAGCGCTTGCTAATTCCCGATAGGGTGGTATCggtttttcaaaattctattaATACTTTGATTTCTTCCTAAACCGGATATGGATCATCACGTTTTGGTTTGCTGTGAGTTTGGAATTTTCTTGATACGAGTTCACTCATGTTTGCAAACTCAAAAAAGCTAGACACGAAGCATCTTTGATGTTTTGTTTAATGGTGTTTTATGCCGTTATGGAGCTTTCTCATATGGGGTttgcttcttcattttttgGTATGTAGCCAGGAGAGTTTGTGAAGGAACGTTGTTCGGTGAAGCTTCCGGAGAGAAGCCGCTGCGGTCACAACTCTGGCATCTTCTCAATCCAGTGCATGCGCTGGTCCTTCTTTTTCCTATCTCCGTTCGTGTTTGCGTTGGTCCCCGTCATTAGTTTCACGCCTTCCCATTGATTATGGCTAACTTTTGATTCAAAAAGGGGGAAAATTTCCGATGTAATCTACTTTTACTGAGAATTTTTCTGCCATCGTTCAAGTGTCGGCCATTAGAGATGTGAGCAGCAATAGCATAGAAGGAAGAGGACAAAATCAGCAAAGGTGCAGTACTACCATTTTCTTGAGGATTTTGAGCCAGCGCATCtgctaaaatgataaaattcaaCTGCTTCACTTCACGTttcagaaggaagaagaaatataaGGTGAGAATCAGTTGAATTCTGAACCATATATGATATTGTTATTGGGAGTCATCTATCTTGTGATTTCCCAACTTCATCCATCTTTCCTTCGTTTGCTTTAGGGGGATGAGGAAACTCTGAAAAATGGTGAACGCAAGGGCTTGCAAACACTGCAAGTCAAGATTGAACAGCCGGTGAAATCGCCTGCGACTGAAGAGTTGAAATTGACCACTTTCAGCTTTGCAGTACCTCTTAGTATCCACGACAACTCTCAGTGCAGTGTCAAGATTATGAACCAGGAGAATCCTGTTCGGATTGAGACGGCAGAGATAGCTTATGAAGGTGAGGATGAGCATGAAGAGAACTCCCCAATCAAGAGGGATTTCTCTGACCTCGATCTCACAGCTCAAGAAGATATTTCTGGTGACAGAGACTTATATTccagaaacaaaaacatggaTTTCTCCGATGCATTTGATACTAGGGTGGAAGAACAATTTGATGACAAAGCtgagaaagagagtgaaaatgGTATTGAGATGAGTAAAAGCGGACATGTTAGTGATCCCGGGATTGGGAAAGCAGAGTTCTGGACTTGCCCAAAGCTTCAGCGCTCCTGCTCCAACGTAGAATCAAGGAATGTGCTTAGGAAGATCGTTGATCAGTTGCCTCCCTCCAAGTCACAGTCTTTTGAAGAGTTGCAGTATTTATCTGAAAAGGTGAGGGAGAAAGTTGAAACTGGCAGCCCCAGATCTGAAATGACCCACTTTAGTGCAGACAGAGTGATGTTAAAGAAGCATTCCTCAAGCCAAGTTCTCCCCTCTAGGAGTAGAAGATTGTGGTGGAAATTGTTCCTCTGGAGCCATAGAAACTTGCATAATGGACGGACCCTGAAATCGCGTCCACCTCCTGCTGCAGCTGCTTTGCATCCGCAAGGTGGGTACTCTTCTGATACACTAGAACCAAACCAAGCTATCGAGTCGATCAAAATGGCATCACCTGGATCAGTTACTGGAGAGTCTATGAACAAAGGACACAGTAACAACAATAATGATTACAAAAGCTTGAATACTTTTCAGTATGGAGTTTCTGGTTTGTGGCACCAGAATCAATGGGTTGCCTTCTCTTCGGAACCATCACCCTTTGCAAGAGTGGATGAGTGGGTGAAAGATCTGGAAATCCAATATCCGCTTCCAGTAAATGGTAACTGTGAAAATGAGGAGGATATTCTCTTCCCACCTTCTCCTAAGACTGCTAGATCACCAGCAAGAAGTACAACCCAATTGATCCGTGGGCGGCATGAGATCAATCTTTCCGAGGAGATTTTGCATGCCAATAGTATCATCCAGTCTCTGAATTCATCATCAACTGTGGCTCACATCTCGGGTATTGGCTTAAAAGTTATCCCCACCATTTCAAGCTTCTCCAGGCTTCGATCTGTCAACTTGTCAAATAACTTCATAGGTAATGCTCCtagcccaatttttttttttcacaagttaCACAACTTAATTCATAATTGAGCTAATTGGTTGTGTTCTTCCTTGAACCGCAGTCCAAATTACTCCAGGATCTCTTCCAAAGGGCCTACACACACTCAATTTGTCAAGAAACAAGATCAGTACCATTGAAGGACTCAGAGAACTGACACGACTGCGGGTGCTTGATCTCAGTTACAACCGCATCTCTAGAATCGGACATGGTACTTATCCTAATTGTGCCTGTTCTAAAGCTTGAATATTATGTTATGGAAGATTAACAGTTCATCTCTGAACTCATTAAATATTCACTCTTGCTTTGGAATAATCAGGGCTGTCAAACTGTACATTAATTAAGGAGCTCTATCTTGCCGGTAACAGGATTAGTGATGCTGAGGGGCTACATCGGCTATCGAAGTTAACAGTCCTGGAGCTGAGCTTCAACAAAATAACGACAACAAAAGCACTGGGCCAGCTTGTAGCCAACAACGACACTCTGCAGGCACTCGATCTGTTGGGAAATTCAATCCAGAGCAATATCAGTGATGACCAGCTGCGCAAAGCAGTTTGTGATCTCC belongs to Juglans regia cultivar Chandler chromosome 8, Walnut 2.0, whole genome shotgun sequence and includes:
- the LOC109007331 gene encoding uncharacterized protein LOC109007331, whose product is MGAVYESAGKKQKEMEVAVVNKKGDVTGVAALGNVEDPYGEELKRRKEGLQTEADFLGFLNGLRGEWWRKSRKKRIVMASDFGHALPNGWKLMLSIKKRTGRVWLHCRRYISPNGRQFVSCKDVSSYFFSSFGLQHGSQLRSGHPDVNYLLGRKMDFGDDSETQWPAPHGNERTFVVENNVIKVSFPSVEVQKLEIGSESGLNGKDKTSSGEDIEVKCFTSTVGDMKVDGGYTCENSESASGFGNHDGGLKDVCTDVNTSVNHVIIVGFGNNHASQMTKL
- the LOC109007307 gene encoding uncharacterized protein LOC109007307 translates to MIKFNCFTSRFRRKKKYKGDEETLKNGERKGLQTLQVKIEQPVKSPATEELKLTTFSFAVPLSIHDNSQCSVKIMNQENPVRIETAEIAYEGEDEHEENSPIKRDFSDLDLTAQEDISGDRDLYSRNKNMDFSDAFDTRVEEQFDDKAEKESENGIEMSKSGHVSDPGIGKAEFWTCPKLQRSCSNVESRNVLRKIVDQLPPSKSQSFEELQYLSEKVREKVETGSPRSEMTHFSADRVMLKKHSSSQVLPSRSRRLWWKLFLWSHRNLHNGRTLKSRPPPAAAALHPQGGYSSDTLEPNQAIESIKMASPGSVTGESMNKGHSNNNNDYKSLNTFQYGVSGLWHQNQWVAFSSEPSPFARVDEWVKDLEIQYPLPVNGNCENEEDILFPPSPKTARSPARSTTQLIRGRHEINLSEEILHANSIIQSLNSSSTVAHISGIGLKVIPTISSFSRLRSVNLSNNFIVQITPGSLPKGLHTLNLSRNKISTIEGLRELTRLRVLDLSYNRISRIGHGLSNCTLIKELYLAGNRISDAEGLHRLSKLTVLELSFNKITTTKALGQLVANNDTLQALDLLGNSIQSNISDDQLRKAVCDLLPKLVYLNKQPIKSQRAREVLTDSVAKAALGNSSPSSSRKAGKRVSQGRSLSSIGHKSSANVLQKSRSRSKGQTHQHLSLKIAPSAQVAASH